Part of the Bacillota bacterium genome, GTAAGGATAACAGCTCCAGCCAGATCGTCGATGACCAGAACACAGGGAAACGGAAGGTTGACCTTCTCCCTGTTCATCTTGCAGTTGCCAAAGATAAAAGGAATTTCGACAATGGCATCCATATCCAGTCCATTGATACTGTCACCATTGATTGCATTGAGGTAAACTGTTGTTTCTTCCGTGGACAGGTAAGCGTGTATCAATTTGAAAATTATTTCTTCGGCAGGTTGATCCGGCACATTGGCAGAATGATAGTAACCATAAAATTTCATGCTACGAAGTCCATCCCTGGTCAGGTCGTTGCGGGTAAGATCGAGGTCCAATTCCCCAACTTTTTCCCTCAGTCGGGGGTAAATGTCCCGGCCTGCGGGATCCTTTATAGCTGAAACCCAGAGATGGTCACAAACCCCGGCTAGTTTGCAAGCCAATGCTCCTTCATGTTCATTCACGGAAATAGCCCCAAGAAGAGTCTTTACAACCAGATCAGCTTTTCTGCTTATCCCGAAACTGATTATCTGGTGGGCTTGCTGCAGATAAGCGGTGACAATATCCGGCATTCCACCGGCATTGATGATAACTGCGTTCTGAAGGTGGGCATCCTTCATAGCAATGCAAAGCCGGTCAATTTCTTCCCATACCCCTTTTCCGCCAAGCATGGCTGAAATGGTTCTGGAGTTCCGCAATTCGATGTCGATCCCACCGACCGAATATCGATACATATCATGATCCGGATTCTGGCAACCGATCAGGTTGATGACCATATCCGCGCCTGACAGATTGCTTTCAAGACTATCGGAGAAGATGATGCTGTTCCCGTCCGTCCCACCTACATCAATATCTTGGTCAGGGGCGTAAACATGCACTTCTATTCGATCCTGCAAGGGGGCCAAAGTTTCAACAATGTCATGCCATATGCGGTTGCCGGGTGTGGATATCAGGCCAATCTTCATCTTGATCGTTTCCTTCTGGGGCATTATTTTTAGACTGATAGTGTTCGGGCCGGACCCATTTAAACATAATTATCAATTGAAGATCTACAGTAAATTTTATATAAGGGAACGGCCTCTTGTCAAGGAATACAAAAGCACAGCGCTTGCTTTTTACCGAGATTCCTCGCGGCGCTATTCTTTCCCTCCGGTGTTACCATTTCTATATCACATTTATCTCTGTGGCTATATGTTGGTGTTCTTGTTAAACAACGCTTGCTCGGAATGACAGAGGTGGGAGATAGCCACAGCCGCTTGAAAAATCCCCTTCTCGTACACACTTAAGTATATTTATGCTGGAGTTCATTTACTTCCATAGCAATGACAACGTAAAAGCATGTCTCCTGCCCACTGGAGTAAAAGTGCCCTACCTGTCATTCTGAGGGGGCCCTGTTTTTTAGGGCGACCGAAGAATCCCCTTCTCGTACACACCTCACTATCGACACAAACTGGTTCCTTCTTTTCCCCGTACAGATATGTTGGCGTAAGCGACATAGAGTGAATGGTTGCCATAGCCGGTGAAGGCGAGGAAGCGAAACGGGACTGCCGACGTGATGTGACAGTGTATTACCTGTCATTCTGAGGGAGCCCTGCTTTTGGGGCGACCGAAGAATCCCCTCCTCGTACATACCCCACCACTGCCATAAACTGTTTCCTGTTTTCCCCTGGCCAAGTCGCCAAGCCAACATATAAAAAAAAGAAATAGAAAACGTGGGCGGCCAAGAAAATCCTTATCGATACCACTTACTCACGGAGGGAAACTGATTCCTGGGTTTTATATTTTCGCATACCCACAAAATAGAGCCTCAGTCACCTGAAGAATCCCCTTCTCGTACACCCCTACCCTATCGGCAAAGAGAAAGAATGTACACCTGTCAGATTCCTCGCGGCGCTATTCTTTCACTCCGGTGTTACCGTTTCTACATCATTATTCTCCATAGCTTCATGTTGGTGTTCTTGTTAAATTCCGCTTGCTCGGAATGACAGGGGGGGAGGTCGCTGCAGGCGACCGAAAAACCCCCCTCGCACACCACCCACTACCCCCTGCAAATCTACTTGCAATAACGTGTCCGTACGGGAAGGTGTTTTTCACCCCGCAAATATCCTGCATTTTGCAAATTATGTTATAATATAAGCATTGATTATTTCATAAAACTGTTTTGAAACAGGAAAGGCAAGATGGAAATCAAATGAAAGAGAGGTTCTATCCATGCAGCTAAAATGGAAATGGTTTGGAACAGCAACTATACTCATGAGCGTTGGAGACAGTAGTGTCATCTTCGATCCTTTTGTGTCGATGAATGATAAGATCAATGCTTATAACCATGCAGTAGCGGCAGATGCCAGGGCTATTCTGATCACGCACGGGCATTTTGATCATCTGGTCGATGTGCCTGACCTGGTAAAAAAATACGGTCAGGATGTTTACTGTGCGGGGGTGGCAGCGCAGACCCTGCGCCGGGAAGGCATGGATGCAAAGAAAATAAAGATCGTGTCGCCGGGGGATCGTTTTGAAATCGGTGATTTCAAATTCACCGTCTGGCGGTCCCGGCATATCGTTTTTGACCTGAAATTGATCCTCAAAACCGCTTTCAACCGACGGGTGTTTGATTATGGGGAAAATCTGGGCAAAATTATCGGTTTGAACCGCAAGTATCCCAAGGGGGAAGTGCTTCTCTGGGAAATAGAAGCGGCCGGGAAAAGGATCTTGCACATGGGCAGCCTCAGTCTGGCACCCGATGTGGCTTACCCGCAAGGTGTTGATCTGCTGACCATCCCTCTGCAGGGGCGTTCGGATCTGAATGATTTTTCCATGCCCATCTTGCAGCGCCTGAAACCCAGGGCCATCTACCTGCACCATTTCGATGATACTTTTCCCCCGGTTTCCAGCACTGTGGACTACCCGAGTTTTGTCCGGAAGGTGCAACAGGAATTTCCGTCAATGGAAGTGATCGTACCCGATTACGGCGAGGAACTGGTTCTTTAGGTGCCGCAAGCCGCTGTTGAACCCGTTAACTCATTTTCCTGCGATCAAAATATCGAAGAAACCCGGTGAAACGGTTCAGGGATAATTCCCCCGTGGGAACAAAATATGGCCCTAACCGGAAAAACCCCTGCCTTCTGAGACCTTCTCCCGCCTGTAAAAGATGATGATCAATATCACGGCACAGAGTGCAATGAGAAGGCTGTACACCTGGGCCATGGTCAGCCCCGCCCAGTAGATGGCGGCATCATGTTCACGGAAAAATTCGGTGGTGAAACGAAGCAACCCGTAATACAGAAAAAAACTCAGGGTGGTGAGGCCGACAAAGGGCTGCACCCGGCGCAACCATAACAGAAGGAAAAAACCGATCGCCGCCAGTGCGGAGGCATAGAGCTGAACGGGATGACGGAGAACGTTGCCGGCGGTAACCATGACCACCGCCCAGGGGACGTCACTGACTTTACCGTAGCAACAACCGCCAAAAAAACAACCGATGCGCACGAGGGAATATCCCATGAAATAAATGGGTGCCCCCACGTCGGCCACGATCATGAAGCTGGTCTTCTGCCGCCAGCGGCACCATGCAAAGATGGCCAGAACTGCCCCGATCGTTGAACCGTAGAAAGTCATCCCCGCGATACGCGGCAAAAAAATGAATTCGGGCGACATGTATTGCGGGTGCAGGACTATATAGAGAAGGCGGGCGCCGACCAGGCTGACGGCAGGTACAAAAAGGGAAATTTCGATGGCCCGCCAGAGGGTGAAGCCCTCGTCCTTGACCAGCATCCGAACCGCGATAGGAATGCCGATGGCCAGGGAAACGATCATCATGGTCGGGTAGGGAGGCAGTCTTATTCCGCCAAAGACAAATATGTCGGGGTTCAAATAATCATCTCCTCTAAATCAAATATTGCTGAAAGAATCGAAGCCCTTTCACCAGAGTTCAAAATCCCTGTCGTCGATCAGCCACTTCCCATCAACCCAGGCAAAGGTGAGCGTGAAATAATTTTCCTGCGGAGCATCGGCAAGCCGAAAACGATAAACAGTCCGGTGCAGATCCCTGGATTCCAGGGTCAGTTCAAGGCTTTCAAGATCGGACGATCTGAGACCGCTTCCGCTGACGGGGATGGCCAGCTGCCCCTGATGTTCGATCACATACATTTCTTCGATCAGATCCTCCGCCTGGCCGGGGGTAACATAATCGCCAAGATATTCCTTCAACTCGGATCTGGTAGTGCCGATCTGTGCTTCGAGATAAACCATCTCCTGGCCTTCGTGTTCAAAGGTGCCGGCACTCTCATCGCCACCCGAAGCCAGATAAAGAATCATATCCAGTGTATCTGCCGCCAGCCGCCTGGCCTGCTCGGGGGTGAGTTCGTCGGGCCCATCCTCGCCATCAGGGGTAACGTCTTTACCTGCCCCTTCTTCCCCGGCATCACAGCCACAGCCGGAAATCGTGGCCAGAAAAAGAGCCAGAAACAGAAAGACGAAAACAACCAGACCAAACCTTTTTTTCATCGCTTTCTTCACGACCATCATCATTGTCATCGTGCTCCTTTCCAGTCAGCCCGGGTATCGGGTTCATGCAGAACGATCATTCTGGCCGGCAGCCTGGAAAATGCTACCGTACCGAACAGGGTTTTTGACCCGGTGCAAATCCCGGGCAGCGTTTTTATATTTCCATCGCCCGGAGGCGCCTTATCCGT contains:
- a CDS encoding MBL fold metallo-hydrolase produces the protein MQLKWKWFGTATILMSVGDSSVIFDPFVSMNDKINAYNHAVAADARAILITHGHFDHLVDVPDLVKKYGQDVYCAGVAAQTLRREGMDAKKIKIVSPGDRFEIGDFKFTVWRSRHIVFDLKLILKTAFNRRVFDYGENLGKIIGLNRKYPKGEVLLWEIEAAGKRILHMGSLSLAPDVAYPQGVDLLTIPLQGRSDLNDFSMPILQRLKPRAIYLHHFDDTFPPVSSTVDYPSFVRKVQQEFPSMEVIVPDYGEELVL
- a CDS encoding prolipoprotein diacylglyceryl transferase yields the protein MNPDIFVFGGIRLPPYPTMMIVSLAIGIPIAVRMLVKDEGFTLWRAIEISLFVPAVSLVGARLLYIVLHPQYMSPEFIFLPRIAGMTFYGSTIGAVLAIFAWCRWRQKTSFMIVADVGAPIYFMGYSLVRIGCFFGGCCYGKVSDVPWAVVMVTAGNVLRHPVQLYASALAAIGFFLLLWLRRVQPFVGLTTLSFFLYYGLLRFTTEFFREHDAAIYWAGLTMAQVYSLLIALCAVILIIIFYRREKVSEGRGFSG